Proteins encoded within one genomic window of Xylophilus sp. GOD-11R:
- a CDS encoding S1C family serine protease, whose protein sequence is MKRTWLLFTQTVTIALAVYFVVSVFKPQWVGRPSFGGGVVSLLEAPQTPLTTPEAGSLSGAAKKAAPAVVSITTSKTAVRNPRMNDPWFRFFFGNQAPSQPQAGLGSGVIVSPEGYILTNNHVVEGADEIEVMLPDSRQARARLIGTDPETDLAIVKIDLDKLPIIVLGDSDRIEVGDRVLAIGNPFGVGQTVTSGIVSALGRNQLGINTFENFIQTDAAINPGNSGGALVDVRGTLLGINTAIFSRSGGSMGIGFAIPVSTAKRVLESIVRDGRVTYGWIGVEPGELSPELAETFGVKASRGVIITGVLQAGPAAAAGIRPGDVIVQVGDKPIANVAELLSSVAALQPGSPAAFGLMRGDSKIEVPVTPAVRPARARLQQQQQQE, encoded by the coding sequence ATGAAACGTACCTGGCTGCTGTTCACGCAAACCGTCACCATCGCGCTGGCGGTCTACTTCGTGGTGAGCGTGTTCAAGCCGCAGTGGGTCGGCCGGCCGTCCTTCGGCGGTGGCGTGGTGTCGCTGCTCGAAGCGCCGCAGACGCCGCTGACCACGCCCGAGGCGGGCAGCCTGTCGGGCGCGGCCAAGAAGGCCGCGCCGGCGGTCGTCAGCATCACCACCAGCAAGACGGCGGTGCGCAATCCGCGCATGAACGATCCCTGGTTCCGTTTCTTCTTCGGCAACCAGGCGCCGTCGCAACCGCAGGCGGGCCTGGGCAGCGGCGTCATCGTCAGTCCCGAGGGCTACATCCTCACCAACAACCACGTGGTCGAAGGCGCCGACGAGATCGAGGTGATGCTGCCCGACAGCCGCCAGGCCCGCGCCCGGCTCATCGGCACCGATCCGGAAACCGACCTGGCCATCGTCAAGATCGACCTCGACAAGCTGCCGATCATCGTGCTGGGCGACTCCGACCGCATCGAGGTCGGAGACCGGGTGCTGGCTATCGGCAACCCCTTCGGCGTCGGCCAGACGGTCACCAGCGGCATCGTCAGCGCGCTCGGCCGCAACCAGCTCGGCATCAATACCTTCGAGAACTTCATTCAGACCGACGCCGCCATCAACCCCGGCAACTCGGGCGGCGCGCTGGTCGACGTGCGCGGCACGCTGTTGGGCATCAACACCGCCATCTTCTCGCGCTCGGGCGGCAGCATGGGCATCGGTTTCGCCATTCCCGTCTCCACCGCCAAGCGGGTGCTGGAGAGCATCGTGCGCGACGGCCGCGTCACCTACGGCTGGATCGGCGTGGAGCCGGGCGAGCTGTCGCCCGAACTCGCCGAGACCTTCGGCGTGAAAGCCTCGCGCGGCGTGATCATCACCGGCGTGCTGCAGGCGGGCCCGGCCGCCGCCGCCGGCATCCGGCCGGGCGACGTGATCGTGCAGGTCGGCGACAAGCCGATCGCCAACGTCGCCGAACTGCTGTCTTCGGTCGCCGCGCTGCAGCCCGGCTCGCCCGCCGCCTTCGGACTGATGCGTGGCGACAGCAAGATCGAAGTGCCGGTGACGCCGGCGGTCCGGCCGGCACGCGCCCGGCTGCAGCAGCAACAACAGCAGGAATAA
- a CDS encoding Nif3-like dinuclear metal center hexameric protein translates to MEVQTPNRGGTTVGRDALLRRFDALLSPARFKDYGPNGLQVEGRAQVGHIVSGVTASRALIEAAIEARADAIFVHHGLFWRGHDGRVTGWLRQRLGLLLAHDISLFAYHLPLDAHADFGNNAQLGARLGWVADAHFGEQDLGCIGDTAFEDAEALARHVERVVERPVTLVDPARGPIRRVAWCTGGAQGFFEAAIAAGADAFVTGEISEPQAHYARELGVAFIACGHHASERYGAPAVAGHVAAELGLRHTFIDIYNPA, encoded by the coding sequence ATGGAAGTCCAGACCCCGAACCGCGGCGGCACCACCGTCGGCCGCGATGCCTTGCTGCGACGCTTCGACGCGCTGCTCTCGCCCGCCCGATTCAAGGATTACGGCCCCAACGGCCTGCAGGTGGAGGGCCGCGCGCAAGTTGGTCACATCGTCTCGGGTGTGACGGCCAGCCGCGCGCTGATCGAGGCCGCGATCGAGGCGCGGGCCGACGCGATCTTCGTGCACCACGGCCTGTTCTGGCGCGGCCACGACGGCCGGGTGACCGGCTGGCTGCGGCAGCGGCTCGGCCTGCTGCTGGCGCACGACATCAGCCTGTTCGCCTACCACCTGCCGCTGGACGCCCATGCCGATTTCGGCAACAACGCCCAGCTCGGCGCCCGTCTGGGCTGGGTCGCCGATGCGCATTTTGGCGAGCAGGACCTCGGTTGCATCGGCGACACCGCTTTCGAGGACGCCGAAGCCCTGGCGCGCCATGTCGAACGCGTGGTGGAGCGGCCGGTGACGCTGGTCGACCCGGCGCGCGGGCCGATCCGGCGCGTGGCTTGGTGCACCGGTGGCGCGCAGGGCTTTTTCGAAGCGGCTATAGCCGCCGGCGCCGACGCTTTCGTCACCGGCGAGATTTCCGAGCCCCAGGCGCATTACGCGCGGGAGCTCGGCGTGGCCTTCATCGCCTGTGGCCACCATGCGAGCGAGCGCTATGGCGCGCCGGCGGTCGCCGGCCACGTGGCGGCGGAGCTCGGTCTGCGCCATACCTTCATCGACATCTACAACCCCGCATGA
- the pdxA gene encoding 4-hydroxythreonine-4-phosphate dehydrogenase PdxA → MSTTDTMTTPSALPIAVTAGDPAGIGPEIVARLFRDHADEMRGCFAVGDVAVLRRAAECLGTPSLPVAVLASAGQAWAAAPHCLPVLPVVEARAPVDWGVISAEAGRQAAEAVVWASRAALRGAVAAVVTAPLHKEALSAAGVDFPGHTELLQAEAAAHAGTTIDRMPVRMMLANQELRTVLVSIHMSLRDALDAVTFDNVLATLRISATSLSRLLGRPARLAVAGVNPHAGEGGLFGREEIDIVAPAIAAARAEGIDAHGPFPPDTIFMRARASAGRADGFDAVVAMYHDQGLIPVKYLGIEDGVNVTLGLPLVRTSPDHGTAFDLAGTGRADASSLLAAVRMARRLAG, encoded by the coding sequence ATGAGCACGACCGACACCATGACCACGCCTTCGGCCTTGCCGATCGCCGTCACCGCCGGTGACCCGGCCGGCATCGGCCCGGAGATCGTCGCGAGGCTGTTCCGCGACCATGCCGACGAGATGCGCGGCTGCTTCGCGGTGGGCGACGTGGCGGTGCTGAGGCGCGCGGCGGAATGCCTCGGAACGCCGTCGTTGCCGGTGGCGGTGCTGGCCTCGGCCGGGCAGGCGTGGGCGGCGGCGCCGCACTGCCTGCCGGTGCTGCCGGTCGTCGAGGCGCGAGCGCCAGTGGACTGGGGCGTGATCTCTGCCGAAGCCGGCCGCCAGGCGGCCGAGGCGGTGGTGTGGGCGTCCCGCGCCGCACTGCGCGGCGCGGTGGCGGCGGTGGTCACCGCACCGCTGCACAAGGAAGCCCTGTCGGCCGCCGGTGTCGACTTTCCCGGCCACACCGAACTGCTGCAGGCCGAGGCGGCCGCGCATGCCGGCACAACCATCGACCGCATGCCGGTGCGCATGATGCTGGCCAACCAAGAACTGCGCACCGTGTTGGTCAGCATCCATATGTCGTTGCGCGATGCGCTGGACGCGGTCACCTTCGACAACGTGCTGGCCACGCTGCGCATCAGCGCCACGTCCTTGTCGCGGCTGCTCGGCCGGCCGGCCCGGCTGGCGGTGGCCGGCGTGAATCCGCATGCGGGCGAGGGCGGGCTGTTCGGCCGCGAGGAGATCGACATCGTCGCCCCCGCCATCGCCGCCGCGCGGGCCGAAGGCATCGATGCCCACGGGCCGTTCCCGCCCGACACCATCTTCATGCGCGCCCGGGCCTCCGCCGGCCGTGCCGACGGCTTCGACGCGGTGGTCGCGATGTACCACGACCAAGGACTGATCCCGGTCAAGTACCTGGGCATCGAGGACGGCGTCAACGTCACGCTCGGACTGCCGCTGGTGCGCACCAGCCCCGACCACGGCACCGCCTTCGACCTCGCCGGTACCGGTCGGGCCGACGCCTCCAGCCTGCTGGCGGCGGTGCGCATGGCGCGCCGCCTGGCCGGCTGA
- the petA gene encoding ubiquinol-cytochrome c reductase iron-sulfur subunit gives MSASVVDSKQIDSGKRVWLIASSCAGVVGGVATAVPFVSTFQPSEKAKAAGAPVEVDISGLKEGEKITVEWRGKPVWIVKRSAAEIAALPKLDGQLADPQSKRNPDEFTPEYARNEGRSIKPEVLVVIGICTHLGCSPTDKFQPGPQPSLPADWAGGWLCPCHGSTFDLAGRVFKNKPAPDNLPVPPHVYLSDTRLLIGEDKKSA, from the coding sequence ATGAGTGCATCAGTAGTCGACAGCAAACAGATCGACAGCGGCAAACGGGTTTGGCTCATCGCATCGAGTTGCGCGGGGGTGGTCGGCGGCGTGGCGACCGCCGTGCCCTTCGTCAGCACCTTCCAGCCGTCGGAGAAGGCCAAGGCCGCCGGCGCACCGGTCGAGGTCGACATCTCGGGCCTGAAGGAAGGCGAGAAGATCACCGTCGAATGGCGCGGCAAGCCGGTCTGGATCGTCAAGCGCTCGGCCGCCGAAATCGCTGCGCTCCCCAAGCTCGACGGCCAGCTGGCAGATCCCCAGTCCAAACGCAACCCCGACGAATTCACCCCCGAATACGCGCGCAACGAAGGCCGATCGATCAAGCCCGAGGTGCTGGTGGTGATCGGCATCTGCACCCACCTCGGCTGCTCGCCCACCGACAAGTTCCAGCCCGGCCCGCAACCGTCGCTGCCCGCCGACTGGGCCGGCGGCTGGCTCTGCCCCTGCCACGGCTCCACCTTCGACCTGGCCGGCCGGGTCTTCAAGAACAAGCCCGCGCCCGACAACCTGCCGGTGCCGCCCCACGTCTACCTGAGCGACACGCGCCTGCTCATCGGCGAAGACAAGAAGAGCGCCTGA
- a CDS encoding cytochrome bc complex cytochrome b subunit, translating into MADFKDISPNAPVGAKLMNWVDNRFPASKLYKEHMSEYYAPKNFNIWYIFGSLSLLVLVIQIVTGIFLVMHYKPDAAQAFASVEYIMRDVPWGWLIRYMHSTGASAFFVVVYLHMFRGLMYGSYRKPRELVWLFGCAIFLCLMAEAFMGYLLPWGQMSYWGAQVIVNLFSAIPFIGPDLALLIRGDYVVSDATLNRFFAFHVIAVPLVLLGLVAAHIVALHEVGSNNPDGVEIKKHKDENGIPLDGIPFHPFYTVHDIFAVCMFLMVFSAVIFFAPEAGGYFLEYNNFIPADALKTPNHIAPVWYFTPFYSMLRAITSEMMYALIAAVVAATAFTVVKSRLALFFKALMVLVALGVVAMMLSIDAKFWGVVVMGGAVIILFFLPWLDHSPVRSIRYRPNWHKYLYGIFVVDFLVLGYLGVQPPSDLGGRVSQLGTFYYFGFFLLMPWWSRQGTFKTPPDRVVFKPH; encoded by the coding sequence ATGGCTGATTTCAAGGACATCTCGCCCAACGCACCCGTCGGGGCCAAGCTGATGAACTGGGTGGACAACCGGTTCCCGGCCAGCAAGCTCTACAAGGAGCACATGAGCGAGTACTACGCTCCGAAGAACTTCAACATCTGGTACATCTTCGGATCGCTCTCGCTGCTGGTGCTGGTCATCCAGATCGTCACCGGCATCTTCCTGGTGATGCACTACAAGCCCGACGCCGCTCAGGCCTTCGCGTCGGTCGAATACATCATGCGCGACGTGCCGTGGGGCTGGCTGATCCGCTACATGCATTCCACCGGCGCCTCCGCCTTCTTCGTGGTGGTCTACCTGCACATGTTCCGCGGGCTGATGTATGGCAGCTACCGCAAGCCGCGCGAGCTGGTCTGGCTGTTCGGCTGCGCCATCTTCCTGTGCCTGATGGCCGAGGCCTTCATGGGTTATCTGCTGCCCTGGGGCCAGATGTCGTACTGGGGCGCCCAGGTCATCGTGAACCTGTTCTCCGCCATTCCCTTCATCGGCCCGGACCTGGCGCTGCTGATCCGGGGCGACTACGTGGTAAGCGACGCCACGCTCAATCGCTTCTTCGCCTTCCACGTGATCGCCGTGCCGCTGGTGCTGCTGGGCCTGGTGGCCGCGCACATCGTGGCGCTGCATGAAGTGGGCTCCAACAACCCCGACGGCGTGGAGATCAAGAAGCACAAGGACGAGAACGGCATTCCGCTCGACGGCATTCCATTTCACCCGTTCTACACGGTGCACGACATCTTCGCGGTGTGCATGTTCCTGATGGTCTTCAGCGCGGTGATCTTCTTCGCACCCGAGGCCGGCGGTTACTTCCTGGAGTACAACAACTTCATTCCAGCCGACGCCCTGAAGACGCCCAACCACATCGCGCCGGTCTGGTACTTCACGCCCTTCTATTCGATGCTGCGCGCCATCACCAGCGAGATGATGTATGCGCTCATCGCCGCCGTGGTGGCGGCCACCGCGTTCACGGTCGTCAAGAGCCGGCTCGCGCTGTTCTTCAAGGCGCTGATGGTGCTGGTGGCGCTCGGCGTGGTGGCCATGATGCTCAGCATCGACGCCAAGTTCTGGGGTGTGGTGGTGATGGGCGGCGCGGTCATCATCCTGTTCTTCCTGCCCTGGCTCGACCACAGCCCGGTCAGGTCGATCCGCTACCGGCCGAACTGGCACAAGTACCTCTACGGCATATTCGTCGTTGATTTCCTGGTGCTCGGCTACCTGGGCGTGCAGCCGCCTTCCGACCTGGGCGGGCGGGTGTCGCAGCTCGGCACCTTCTACTATTTCGGCTTCTTCCTGCTCATGCCCTGGTGGAGCCGCCAGGGAACCTTCAAGACGCCGCCGGACCGGGTGGTCTTCAAGCCCCACTGA
- a CDS encoding cytochrome c1, whose protein sequence is MKKTILTMIATLGLVLAQAGHAEEAGYAWDKAPNQTNDLRSLQNGAKLFVNYCIGCHSAAFMRYNRLGDIGLSEAQIKSNLLFSTDKVGETMKAAIDPKQAKDWFGANPPDLTVIARSRSGHGGTGPDYLYTFLRTFYRDDARPTGWNNLAFPNVGMPNPLWQLQGQRRPIYEEREQHGHKTQVLAGWEQLTPGTMSPLQYEQAVGDLVNYLQWMGEPAANTRIRVGVGVLIFLGIFTLIAWRLNAAYWRAVR, encoded by the coding sequence ATGAAAAAAACTATCCTCACGATGATCGCGACGCTCGGACTGGTACTGGCCCAGGCCGGCCATGCCGAGGAAGCCGGCTACGCCTGGGACAAGGCGCCCAACCAGACCAACGACCTGCGCTCGCTGCAGAACGGTGCCAAGCTCTTCGTCAACTACTGCATCGGCTGCCATTCGGCCGCCTTCATGCGCTACAACCGGCTGGGCGACATTGGCCTGAGCGAAGCCCAGATCAAGTCCAACCTGCTGTTTTCCACCGACAAGGTCGGCGAGACCATGAAGGCCGCCATCGACCCCAAACAGGCCAAGGACTGGTTCGGCGCCAACCCGCCCGATCTCACCGTCATAGCCCGCTCGCGCTCGGGCCACGGCGGCACCGGTCCCGACTACCTATACACTTTCCTGCGGACTTTCTACCGCGACGACGCCCGTCCGACCGGCTGGAACAACCTGGCGTTTCCCAACGTCGGCATGCCCAATCCGCTTTGGCAACTGCAAGGCCAGCGACGCCCGATATACGAAGAACGCGAACAACATGGACACAAGACTCAGGTGCTCGCTGGATGGGAGCAGCTCACTCCGGGCACAATGTCGCCCCTGCAGTACGAGCAGGCGGTCGGCGATCTGGTCAACTATCTCCAGTGGATGGGCGAGCCCGCGGCGAACACCCGGATCCGGGTCGGCGTGGGAGTCCTGATATTTCTGGGTATCTTCACCCTCATCGCCTGGCGCCTCAACGCCGCGTACTGGCGCGCCGTGCGCTGA
- a CDS encoding glutathione S-transferase N-terminal domain-containing protein: protein MMVLYSGTTCPFSHRCRFVLFEKGMDFEIRDVDLYNKPEDINVMNPYGQVPILVERDLILYESNIINEYIDERFPHPQLMPGDPVDRARVRLFLLNFEKELFVHVSALEARASKGNDKALEKARSHIRDRLTQLAPVFLKNKYMLGENFSMLDVAIAPLLWRLDYYGIDLSKNAAPLLKYAERIFSRPAYIEALTPSEKVMRK from the coding sequence ATGATGGTGCTTTATTCCGGAACGACTTGCCCTTTCTCCCATCGCTGCCGCTTCGTGCTGTTCGAGAAGGGAATGGACTTCGAGATCCGCGACGTCGACCTCTACAACAAGCCCGAGGACATCAACGTGATGAATCCTTACGGGCAGGTGCCGATCCTGGTCGAGCGTGACCTGATCCTGTACGAGTCGAACATCATCAACGAGTACATCGACGAGCGTTTCCCGCATCCGCAACTCATGCCCGGCGACCCGGTCGACCGTGCCCGCGTGCGCCTGTTCCTGCTGAACTTCGAGAAGGAACTCTTCGTGCATGTCAGCGCCCTCGAAGCGCGTGCCAGCAAGGGCAACGACAAGGCGCTGGAAAAGGCCCGCTCGCACATCCGCGACCGCCTTACCCAGCTCGCGCCGGTGTTCCTCAAGAACAAATACATGCTTGGCGAGAACTTCTCCATGCTCGACGTGGCTATCGCGCCGCTGCTCTGGCGCCTGGACTACTACGGCATCGACCTCAGCAAGAACGCCGCGCCGCTGCTCAAGTACGCCGAGCGCATCTTCTCGCGTCCGGCCTACATCGAGGCGCTGACGCCCTCCGAAAAGGTGATGCGCAAGTAA
- a CDS encoding ClpXP protease specificity-enhancing factor: MNALESSSTRPYLLRALYEWCTDNGFTPYVAVAVDDTVQVPREYVKDDEIVLNISYDATSGLQIGNEFIGFKARFAGIPRDIMVPIGRVMAIYARENGQGMAFPLLDPGPAPLASAPAPADDSGSRIVQLVAGEDAGAPASGDATPPEQGDDKDPPKPGGNGGGRPSLKRVK, encoded by the coding sequence ATGAACGCCCTGGAATCTTCCTCCACCCGGCCGTATCTGCTGCGCGCGCTTTACGAGTGGTGCACGGACAACGGCTTCACTCCCTACGTCGCCGTGGCGGTGGACGACACCGTCCAGGTGCCACGCGAGTACGTCAAGGACGACGAGATCGTGCTGAACATCAGCTACGACGCCACCAGCGGCCTGCAGATCGGCAATGAATTCATCGGATTCAAGGCCCGGTTCGCCGGCATTCCGCGCGACATCATGGTGCCGATCGGCCGCGTGATGGCCATCTACGCCCGCGAGAACGGCCAGGGCATGGCGTTCCCGCTGCTCGATCCGGGCCCGGCGCCGCTGGCGTCGGCTCCCGCGCCGGCGGACGATTCCGGCTCCCGCATCGTGCAGTTGGTGGCCGGCGAAGACGCCGGCGCGCCGGCTTCCGGCGACGCCACGCCACCGGAGCAAGGCGATGACAAGGATCCGCCCAAGCCCGGCGGCAACGGTGGCGGCCGGCCTTCGCTCAAGCGCGTGAAGTAG
- a CDS encoding TetR/AcrR family transcriptional regulator: MSQVKKEEIRTAILASAFELFTARGYSATTVPMIARGAGISPPNVYSYFASKLEVLYAIHDPWMRARFAALGLDLRSRRSKPRRLRRILEVLWRELPAYEEGFANNVVQAISTATPEDRYRTGLISWMEQEIERMLLDCLPPERHSLVQGTEIAHMIVMAMDGYIMYRHTMPEHKCTDATIDAFCAMLTGPAPL; the protein is encoded by the coding sequence ATGTCGCAGGTCAAGAAGGAAGAGATCCGCACCGCGATCCTGGCGTCGGCCTTCGAGCTGTTCACCGCGCGCGGCTACAGCGCCACCACGGTGCCGATGATCGCGCGCGGCGCGGGCATATCGCCGCCCAATGTGTATTCGTATTTCGCGTCGAAGCTGGAGGTGCTCTATGCCATCCACGACCCCTGGATGCGGGCGCGCTTCGCCGCGCTCGGCCTGGACCTGCGCAGCCGCCGCTCGAAGCCCCGGCGCCTGCGGCGCATCCTGGAGGTGCTGTGGCGGGAGCTGCCGGCATACGAGGAAGGCTTCGCGAACAACGTGGTGCAGGCCATCTCCACCGCTACGCCGGAGGACCGGTACCGCACCGGGCTCATCAGCTGGATGGAGCAGGAAATCGAGCGCATGTTGCTGGACTGCCTGCCGCCGGAGCGCCACTCCCTGGTGCAGGGCACCGAGATCGCGCACATGATCGTGATGGCGATGGACGGCTACATCATGTACCGCCACACCATGCCCGAGCACAAATGCACCGACGCCACGATCGACGCATTCTGCGCGATGCTGACGGGGCCGGCGCCGCTGTAA
- a CDS encoding RidA family protein, which translates to MYSMQTLNPSDLPQPAGPYSQAVLVHGAGEWLHVSGQVGIDAQGIAPAGIEAQAELAWGNLLRALRGAGMGMEHLVKTTTYLVNRADNAAMRPIRSRCLGQHRPASTLVLVAGLLDEAWLIEVEAVAFRPAD; encoded by the coding sequence ATGTATTCCATGCAAACCCTCAATCCATCGGACCTGCCGCAGCCTGCAGGGCCCTATTCGCAGGCCGTGCTGGTGCACGGCGCCGGCGAGTGGCTGCATGTCTCCGGCCAGGTCGGCATCGATGCACAGGGCATCGCGCCCGCGGGCATCGAGGCGCAGGCCGAACTCGCCTGGGGCAACCTGCTGCGTGCGCTGCGCGGCGCGGGCATGGGCATGGAACACCTGGTCAAGACCACCACCTACCTGGTGAACCGTGCCGACAACGCCGCCATGCGGCCGATCCGCAGCCGCTGCCTCGGGCAGCACCGGCCGGCGTCGACGCTGGTGCTGGTGGCCGGGCTGCTCGACGAGGCCTGGCTGATCGAAGTGGAAGCGGTGGCCTTCCGGCCGGCGGACTGA
- a CDS encoding alpha/beta hydrolase yields the protein MKTENWHFENGSFAVHIEGEGPPLLLIHGIGPGTSFHANFGAVVPALAAHRTLYGIDLIGFGASPRKTAPPLFDFPLWVRQAEAALRRIGGDRVDVWGQSMGAAVALSAAAASPVVRKVVGTGAGGGMRTVNPVLERFWTTPTSAEAMRAAMTGAVYDAASLTDAQVSARFELLSQEGRGAYFAAMMAAGREAALQSGWLAPPLLGRVEADVLLVHGRDDRPVPYRDSALHLLDHLPRARLMLLGRCGHNPMLERTDEVTALALDHLLN from the coding sequence ATGAAGACCGAAAACTGGCATTTCGAAAACGGCTCCTTCGCAGTGCATATCGAGGGCGAGGGCCCGCCGCTGCTGCTGATCCACGGCATCGGCCCGGGCACTTCCTTCCATGCGAACTTCGGTGCGGTGGTGCCTGCGCTGGCGGCGCACCGCACGCTTTACGGCATCGACCTGATCGGCTTTGGTGCATCGCCGCGCAAGACGGCACCGCCCTTGTTCGACTTTCCGCTGTGGGTCCGGCAGGCCGAGGCCGCCTTGCGGCGCATCGGCGGCGACCGCGTCGACGTGTGGGGACAGTCGATGGGCGCGGCGGTGGCCCTAAGCGCGGCCGCGGCATCGCCCGTGGTGCGCAAGGTCGTCGGCACCGGCGCCGGTGGCGGCATGCGCACCGTCAATCCGGTGCTGGAACGCTTCTGGACCACGCCGACCAGCGCCGAGGCGATGCGTGCGGCCATGACCGGCGCGGTCTACGATGCCGCGTCGCTCACCGACGCCCAGGTGTCCGCGCGCTTCGAGTTGCTGTCGCAGGAGGGGCGCGGCGCGTACTTCGCCGCGATGATGGCGGCCGGCCGCGAAGCCGCGTTGCAGTCCGGCTGGCTCGCGCCGCCGTTGCTGGGCCGGGTGGAGGCGGACGTCCTGCTGGTGCACGGCCGCGACGACCGGCCGGTGCCCTACCGCGACAGCGCGCTGCACCTTCTCGATCACCTGCCCCGGGCCCGGCTCATGCTGCTGGGCCGCTGTGGCCACAATCCCATGCTGGAGCGCACCGACGAAGTCACCGCGCTCGCGCTCGATCACCTGCTGAACTGA
- a CDS encoding amidohydrolase family protein, translating to MTSRTFIRCGRLFDGLSGLAETDRTLVLYGDTIDWAGPTAQAPAPQPGDRELDYSAHFVMPGMVDCHAHISYGNALAQEDIDLYATMEFRTLRSMVAAQAILKSGFTSIMDPACSGLIAPAVRDAVNVGLVQGPRITASGRALTTQQGLYDWYPSWVGVPEPSTGIMTGSMEEAIRIIRQQARDGVDAIKLTMDGIHARRNGGGLIAAYTQAETHTMVDEIHRLGKLAVVHARGKEGALYAARAGVDIVFHASNICDDGIQAALDNSTWLCPSLALLVNNIEFHEPTDASAPWWPDIQRRELVAASQNLRRARAAGVRFMSGSEAGFAVTPYGEWGAKELEAHVRYLGFTPAEAIRCATVDSTRLLRERDKLGGLVIGKLADIVVVDGDPLADITVLQRREAIHAVLLGGQPVDLTPAPTHARHFSEFSQGMWSKVYDRAYVNAHLQPAAALAPQTVA from the coding sequence ATGACATCGAGAACATTCATTCGCTGCGGCCGGCTCTTCGACGGCCTGTCCGGCCTCGCCGAGACCGATCGCACCCTCGTGCTCTACGGCGACACGATCGACTGGGCCGGCCCCACGGCCCAGGCGCCCGCACCGCAACCGGGCGACCGGGAGCTCGACTACTCGGCGCACTTCGTGATGCCCGGCATGGTCGACTGCCATGCCCACATTTCCTACGGCAACGCGCTGGCGCAGGAAGACATCGACCTCTACGCCACGATGGAATTCCGCACCCTGCGCTCGATGGTCGCGGCGCAGGCGATCCTGAAGTCGGGCTTCACCTCGATCATGGATCCGGCCTGCTCCGGCCTGATCGCACCAGCGGTGCGCGACGCGGTCAACGTCGGCCTGGTGCAGGGCCCGCGCATCACCGCGTCGGGCCGCGCGCTCACCACCCAGCAGGGCCTCTACGACTGGTATCCCTCGTGGGTAGGCGTGCCCGAGCCGTCCACCGGCATCATGACCGGCTCGATGGAGGAGGCGATCCGCATCATCCGCCAGCAGGCGCGCGACGGCGTGGACGCCATCAAGCTGACCATGGACGGCATCCACGCGCGCCGCAACGGCGGCGGCCTGATCGCTGCCTATACCCAGGCCGAGACCCACACCATGGTCGACGAGATCCACCGGCTCGGCAAGCTCGCGGTGGTGCACGCGCGCGGCAAGGAGGGTGCGCTGTACGCGGCGCGCGCGGGCGTGGACATCGTCTTCCACGCCTCCAACATCTGCGACGACGGCATCCAGGCGGCGCTCGACAACAGCACCTGGCTGTGCCCGTCGCTCGCCCTGCTGGTCAACAACATCGAGTTCCACGAACCGACCGACGCGTCGGCGCCGTGGTGGCCCGACATCCAGCGCCGCGAACTCGTCGCCGCCTCGCAGAACCTGCGCCGCGCGCGGGCGGCCGGCGTGCGTTTCATGTCGGGCTCCGAGGCCGGCTTCGCGGTCACGCCCTATGGCGAATGGGGTGCGAAAGAACTCGAGGCGCACGTGCGCTACCTGGGCTTCACGCCGGCAGAAGCCATCCGCTGCGCCACGGTCGACAGCACCCGGCTGCTGCGCGAGCGCGACAAGCTCGGCGGCCTGGTGATTGGCAAGCTCGCCGACATCGTGGTGGTCGACGGCGACCCGCTGGCCGACATCACCGTGCTGCAGCGGCGCGAGGCGATCCACGCGGTGCTGCTCGGCGGCCAGCCGGTGGACCTTACCCCGGCGCCCACGCATGCCCGGCATTTCTCCGAATTTTCCCAGGGCATGTGGAGCAAGGTCTACGACCGCGCCTACGTCAACGCCCACCTCCAACCCGCCGCCGCCCTGGCGCCGCAGACCGTCGCCTGA